A stretch of Oryza brachyantha chromosome 4, ObraRS2, whole genome shotgun sequence DNA encodes these proteins:
- the LOC102720039 gene encoding uncharacterized protein LOC102720039, producing the protein MIRVVSPPPPSAVQPRGGSAASSSSICRFRGSRSGGVAATSWGSGRSRRRRRCDVSCCSAEDGERSRGTGPPAAPPAPSEGSIQLYSQIERVITEAAKQSREGWGSTGDWTEIEGAWVLKPKSQKPSFVVHFVGGIFVGAAPQITYRFFLERLADKGALVIATPYASGFDHFFIADEVQFKFDRCLRNLVEPVNDLPTFGVGHSLGSVIHLLIGSRYAVQRSGNILMAFNNKEASLAVPLFSPVIVPMAQSFGPIFSQLTSYPTIRFGAEAAIKQLENLSPPVVKQLLPLVQQLPPLYMDLVKGREEFIPKPEETRRLIKSYYGISRNLLIKFKDDQIDETSILAQVLSSESAISSLLDMSIRSLPGDHGLPLQQILPDVPPAMADAVNRGGELLTNLATGTPWEAVAKEVGTTLGADPGVLRAQISKDVNTLVDVIVSWIESNSGPRLLRS; encoded by the exons ATGATAAGGGTGGTGTCTCCGCCGCCCCCGTCCGCCGTGCAGCCGCGCGGTGGCTcggcggcgtcctcctcctccatctgcCGTTTCAGGGGTTCCCGGAGTGGTGGGGTTGCGGCGACGAGTTGGGGGTCGGGGAGaagcaggaggaggcggaggtgcgACGTCTCGTGCTGCTCCGCGGAGGACGGGGAGCGGTCCCGGGGCACGGGGCCTCCGGCGGCTCCCCCGGCGCCGTCCGAGGGATCGATACAGCTCTACTCCCAGATCGAGAG GGTGATCACGGAGGCGGCGAAGCAGTCGCGGGAGGGCTGGGGTTCCACCGGAGATTGGACCGAGATCGAG GGAGCGTGGGTGCTGAAGCCCAAGTCACAGAAGCCATCGTTTGTTGTTCACTTCGTTGGTGGGATCTTTGTTGGAGCTGCGCCGCAGATCACTTACCGTTTCTTCCTCGAACGTCTTGCAGACAA GGGAGCTTTGGTGATCGCTACGCCATATGCTAGTGGCTTTGATCATTTCTTCATTGCAGATGAAGTTCAATTTAAGTTCGACAGGTGCTTGAGAAACTTGGTTGAACCA GTAAATGACCTTCCTACATTTGGTGTCGGACATTCTTTGGGATCTGTAATCCACCTTCTAATTG GATCAAGATATGCTGTGCAGCGCAGTGGAAATATATTGATGGCCTTTAACAATAag gAGGCAAGCTTGGCAGTTCCATTATTTTCACCTGTCATTGTTCCCATGGCACAGAGTTTTGGCCCAATATTTTCCCAGTTGACATCATATCCAACAATACGTTTTGGG GCAGAAGCAGCCATTAAGCAACTTGAGAATCTTAGCCCACCTGTTGTTAAGCAACTCCTGCCATTAGTTCAGCAACTTCCTCCGCTGTATATGGATTTAGTAAAAGGCCGAGAGGAATTTATTCCAAAGCCAGAGGAGACACGGCGGCTG ATAAAATCCTACTATGGGATTTCTCGAAACCTCTTAATTAAGTTCAAAGATGATCAAATTGATGAAACTTCTATTCTTGCGCAAGTACTAAGCTCGGAATCTGCCATTAGTTCACTGCTTGACATGTCAATTCGGTCACTTCCTGGAGATCATGGGCTGCCGTTACAgcag ATACTTCCTGATGTTCCACCAGCAATGGCTGATGCAGTAAACCGAGGAGGTGAACTCCTGACAAATCTGGCAACAGGGACACCATGGGAGGCTGTTGCTAAGGAGGTCGGTACCACTTTAGGTGCAGATCCAGGCGTTCTACGAGCACAAATCTCGAAGGATGTCAATACACTTGTCGATGTAATTGTTTCATGGATAGAGTCAAATTCTGGTCCTAGATTACTTCGTTCATGA
- the LOC102705157 gene encoding uncharacterized protein LOC102705157, protein MPPLVPHVEKGGCAGGGRHGKQEAAASGQLQRGLPGQRPASFHGRGTEPRHQLAKQRPKTEPDLLAGVRGRARFDPAAAGGELEPPEADRRRTPSKVLVSVAVQRSLWPLHVMASAEWSVADMVAAAVRLYVKEGRRPLLPSTDPSDFGLHFSQFSLEGLDPREKVMELGSRSFFLCLKPPATVHAPSPSCSSDGASRVRDREAPARAGAGPAWASYMQFWPMM, encoded by the exons ATGCCTCCTCTGGTGCCGCACGTCGAGAAGGGTGGctgcgccggcggtggccggcacGGGaagcaggaggcggcggcgagcgggcagCTGCAGCGGGGGCTCCCGGGGCAGCGGCCGGCGTCGTTCCACGGGCGGGGCACGGAGCCACGGCACCAGCTGGCGAAGCAGAGGCCCAAGACGGAACCGGACCTGCTCGCCGGCGTGAGGGGGAGGGCGAGATTCgaccccgccgcggccggcggcgagctggagCCGCCGGAGGCCGAcaggaggaggacgccgaGCAAGGTGCTGGTGAGCGTGGCGGTGCAGCGGAGCCTGTGGCCGCTGCACGTCATGGCGTCGGCGGAGTGGAGCGTGGCCGAcatggtggccgccgccgtgaggCTGTACGTCAAGGaaggccgccggccgctgctgCCGTCCACTGACCCGTCGGACTTCGGACTCCACTTCTCGCAGTTCAGCTTAGAGG GTTTGGACCCAAGGGAGAAGGTGATGGAACTGGGTTCCAGGAGCTTCTTCCTCTGCCTAAAACCTCCAGCAACTGTACATGCTCCTTCACCCTCTTGCTCCTCTGATGGAGCAAGCAGGGTCAGGGACAGGGAAGCTCCTGCAAGAGCAGGAGCAGGGCCGGCTTGGGCGAGCTACATGCAGTTCTGGCCGATGATGTAG
- the LOC102704886 gene encoding uncharacterized protein LOC102704886 → MASCDDDFGLLADDAHGPAVPEAAASSQAAPPPPPPHQQQQGQAFGFGDAAAGPFAPGQEEGNSHSAERGKAAAHHSSSKRGRDRAEEFSDGGEYCSYINSGGGGGGGGGKKGRGGGGGAGAGAGGSSEYRKDREEWTDGAISSLLDSYTDRFEQLNRGNLRGRDWEDVAAAVTDGQGKGSGGKSVEQCKNKIDNLKKRYKVECQRLAGSGTSAASHWPWFKKMEQIVGNSSSPASSKAPVISDDDKSRQQQQNSSKRYAPSGSGTPTLGGGSRLAPLSNPKWKRVLLKIGGTALAGAPPQNVDPKIIMLIAREVQVACRHGVEVSIVVGGRNIFCGDTWVSATGTDRASTYPIGMMASVMNAVLLQASLEKIGVETRVQTALMMQEVAEPYIRRRAIRHLEKGRVVIFGGIGAGNGNPLFTTDTAAALRASEINADVVLKGTAGDDDYGCPPRSNSNPQFEHISFRELAARGISRMDMTAITCCQENNIPVVIFNMLEPGNISKAICGDQVGTLVDQSGRIT, encoded by the exons ATGGCCTCCTGCGACGACGACTTCGGCCTCCTCGCTGACGACGCCCACGGCCCCGCAGTCCCCGAggcggccgcgtcgtcgcaggccgcgcccccgccgccgccgccgcatcagcagcagcagggccAGGCCTTCGGCTTCGGCGATGCGGCCGCTGGCCCCTTCGCTCCGGGCCAGGAGGAGGGGAACAGCCACAGCGCGGAGCgagggaaggcggcggcgcaccacTCCTCCTCCAAGCGGGGGAGGGACCGCGCGGAGGAGTTCAGCGATGGGGGCGAGTACTGTTCCTACATCAACagcggtggaggtggcggcggcggcgggggaaaGAAGGGCCGGGGCGGGGGAGGTGGTGCGGGTGCGGGTGCGGGTGGTTCGTCGGAGTACCGGAAGGACCGGGAGGAGTGGACTGACGGCGCCATCAGCAGCCTCCTCGACTCCTACACGGATCGGTTCGAGCAGCTCAACCGCGGAAACCTACGGGGGCGGGACTGGgaggacgtcgccgccgccgtgacgGACGGGCAGGGCAAGGGCAGCGGGGGCAAGAGCGTGGAGCAATGCAAAAACAAGATCGACAACCTCAAGAAGCGGTACAAGGTGGAGTGCCAGCGGCTGGCCGGCTCCGGGACCTCTGCCGCCAGCCACTGGCCCTGGTTCAAGAAGATGGAGCAGATCGTGGGCAACTCGTCTTCTCCCGCTTCCTCCAAGGCGCCGGTAATCTCCGACGACGACAAGTCACGGCAACAGCAGCAGAACAGCAGCAAAAG GTATGCTCCTTCTGGCAGTGGCACTCCCACCTTGGGCGGCGGCTCCAGATTGGCCCCTCTATCAAATCCAAAATGGAAGAGGGTCCTTCTCAAGATTGGGGGCACAGCATTGGCTGGAGCGCCTCCTCAAAATGTTGATCCTAAG ATAATTATGCTGATTGCCCGAGAAGTTCAAGTAGCATGCCGCCATGGCGTTGAG GTGTCAATTGTTGTGGGAGGTCGGAATATATTCTGCGGCGACACTTGGGTTTCTGCAACGGGCACTGATAGAGCTTCGACATACCCAATTGG AATGATGGCATCAGTGATGAATGCTGTATTGCTCCAAGCATCACTAGAAAAGATAGGTGTGGAGACACGAGTCCAGACTGCACTGATGATGCAAGAAGTTGCAGAGCCATACATAAGGCGACGAGCCATACGCCATCTTGAAAAAGGAAGGGTCGTTATCTTTGGCGGAATTGGTGCTGGCAATGGAAATCCACTTTTCACAACAGATACAGCTGCTGCCTTGAGAGCTTCTGAAA TCAATGCAGATGTTGTACTTAAAGGTACTGCTGGAGATGACGATTATGGTTGCCCTCCTAGGAGCAACAGCAATCCACAGTTTGAGCACATCTCATTTAGGGAGTTAGCGGCTAGAGGAATTAGCAGAATGGATATGACAGCGATTACATGTTGTCAGGAGAATAATATTCCTG TTGTCATCTTCAACATGTTAGAGCCTGGTAATATTTCCAAAGCAATTTGTGGAGATCAAGTAGGTACATTAGTTGACCAATCAGGAAGGATTACCTAA
- the LOC102704610 gene encoding UPF0496 protein At3g19330-like: MRPWERRGAGGDLVGREDTDTETNTTSSTSSSTVAASASSGARGNGAAAAAVEGWGSSPVSGATINLSREYTLAIHTSSYNEIWAKIHVDGDVQRADGLGGGEEEEEENEDRSTLAGVLQPEDAVVERALGDAPDTELTRLAADYLRSTHHASLLCLALRRALRRARALYGPITDLLALIPHAPPLDAPHRDCAFDAFLLFDQMPNPFPAPAASFQGMHRSFVGLKNHLDLRLLRARRRRRLLRCATRGSGICLIACTTGAAIAGLVLATHAITVLVAAAPACVASRGSCCPAAASMKRLQQHMDRLDAAARGAYVLNNDVDTIERLVGRLHATVESDKLLVRLGLERGRGQHHTIEEVVRQLRKNHPSLLRQLADLEEHICLYFAAVNRARLLLVNHLSAQSDPD; this comes from the coding sequence atgcggCCGTGGGAGCGGCGGGGAGCGGGCGGGGACCTGGTGGGGCGCGAGGATACGGACACGGAGACGAACACGACCAGTAGCACGAGCTCGAGCACCGTTGCTGCGAGTGCCAGCAGCGGCGCGAGGGGGAATggggcggctgcggcggcggtggaggggtgGGGGAGCAGCCCCGTGTCGGGGGCGACCATCAACCTGAGCCGGGAGTACACGCTCGCCATCCACACCAGCTCATACAACGAGATCTGGGCGAAGATCCATGTGGACGGGGATGTGCAGCGGGCGGACGGCCTCggtggcggggaggaggaggaggaggagaacgaGGACAGGAGCACCCTTGCTGGCGTGCTCCAGCCGGAGGACGCGGTGGTGGAGCGCGCGCTGGGGGACGCGCCGGACACGGAGCTGACCCGCCTCGCCGCGGACTACCTCCGCAGCACGCACCACGCGTCGCTTCTCTGCCTCGCCCTCCGCCGGGCGCTGCGTCGCGCGCGGGCGCTGTACGGGCCCATCACGGACCTCCTCGCGCTGATACcgcacgcgccgccgctcgacgCGCCGCACCGCGACTGCGCGTTCGACGCCTTCCTCCTGTTCGACCAAATGCCCAATCCATTCCCGGCCCCCGCGGCCAGCTTCCAGGGCATGCACCGGAGCTTCGTCGGCCTCAAGAACCATCTCGACCTTCGCCTTCTCAGGGCTCGGCGCAGGCGCCGGCTGCTGCGCTGCGCGACGCGTGGGTCGGGCATCTGCCTAATCGCCTGCACCACCGGCGCTGCGATCGCGGGCCTCGTGCTCGCGACACACGCCATTACCGTGCTGGTGGCCGCTGCCCCCGCCTGCGTGGCGTCGCGTGGCTCCTGCTGTCCGGCGGCTGCTTCGATGAAACGCCTGCAGCAACACATGGATCGGCTTGACGCTGCAGCCAGGGGAGCCTATGTGTTGAACAATGATGTCGATACCATCGAGCGCCTGGTTGGCAGGCTCCACGCCACCGTCGAGAGTGATAAGCTACTGGTCCGGCTGGGGCTAGAGCGTGGGAGGGGGCAGCACCACACCATAGAAGAGGTGGTGCGGCAGTTGAGGAAGAACCACCCCAGCCTGCTACGCCAGCTCGCTGACCTCGAGGAGCACATCTGCCTCTACTTCGCGGCCGTCAACCGTGCTAGGTTGCTCCTTGTAAACCACCTCAGTGCCCAGTCTGATCCTGACTGA
- the LOC121054241 gene encoding immediate early response gene 5-like protein: MEEKVGETTAAAAVAAAAAAGPVVAAAAADQDGVPYCSEHPYPPGAAAAAAAGVGAGGGGGICAFCLQEKLGMLVSSSKSSPFHPPPAASASLSSPPTADSSALPLHPSAAAARKVIPASAAGGLKRSKSVAPRPEETPVTVPAPSAITADSPRKKSFWSFLYSSSSSSSSGHQSASSSASLGNGGGGASARRKSVSVASASSASLGRRLEAIVEPDSPGHRSEGSSSSSFGRKVARSRSVGCGSRSFSGDFLERLSTGFGDCALRRVESHREPKPKSSAAAAAALAHLGGGGGGNHSVAGDDDNEYESTQQHRIKCAGFFGGLGAAPPPTSSSSYWLSSADGAAAAAPTRTHGTRSHRSWAWALASPMRALRPTSSSSSKSIMAAPHNRAVSNNGSMPMAAVATS, from the coding sequence ATGGAGGAGAAGGTTGgggagacgacggcggcggcggcggtggcagcggcagcggcagcggggcctgtggtggcggcggcggcggcggaccagGACGGTGTGCCGTACTGTAGCGAGCATCCGTACCCTCctggcgccgcggcggcggcggcggccggggtgggtgcgggaggtggcggcggcatctGCGCCTTCTGCCTGCAGGAGAAGCTCGGTATGTTGGTTTCTTCGTCCAAGTCCAGCCCTTTCCACCCGCCGCCAGCTGCGTCGGCTTCCTTGTCCTCTCCTCCGACGGCTGACTCGTCGGCGCTGCCACTCCAcccatccgccgccgcggcgcgcaaGGTGATCCCTgcctcggcggcgggcgggctcAAGAGGAGCAAGTCGGTGGCGCCGCGGCCGGAGGAGACTCCGGTGACGGTGCCCGCTCCTTCCGCGATCACCGCGGACAGCCCGAGGAAGAAGAGCTTCTGGTCCTTCCTCtactcgtcctcgtcctcgtcctcgagCGGCCACCAGAGCGCGTCGTCCTCGGCGTCGTTGGGtaacggtggcggcggcgcgtccgCGAGGAGGAAGTCGGTGTCGGTGGcctcggcgtcgtcggcgtcgctgGGACGCAGGCTGGAGGCGATAGTGGAGCCGGACAGCCCCGGCCACCGCAGCGaggggtcgtcgtcgtcgtcgttcggGAGGAAGGTGGCGCGGTCGCGCTCCGTGGGGTGCGGCAGCCGCAGCTTCTCGGGGGACTTCCTGGAGCGCCTCTCCACCGGCTTCGGCGACTGCGCGCTCCGCCGCGTGGAGTCCCACCGCGAGCCCAAGCCCAAGTcatccgccgctgccgccgccgcgctcgcccacctgggtggcggtggcggcggcaaccACTCCGTCGCCGGTGACGACGACAACGAGTACGAGTCCACCCAGCAGCACCGGATCAAGTGCGCCGGGTTCttcggcggcctcggcgccgcgccgccgcccacgtcCTCATCCTCCTACTGGCTCTcctcggccgacggcgccgccgccgccgcccccacaAGAACACACGGCACGCGTAGCCACCGGAGCTGGGCCTGGGCGCTGGCGAGCCCAATGAGAGCGCTGAGGCCGACGAGCTCCTCGTCCAGCAAGTCCATCATGGCCGCGCCCCACAACCGCGCCGTCTCCAACAACGGCAGCATGCCGATggccgcggtggcgacgagctAG